The genomic DNA AAGTGCCGCTGTTTTATAATGTCATTGGCACTTGGCATATTTCAAATAATCTGACAGGCTCGGCACACATATATAAGCCAAGGACGAGAAGAAATTATTACCTGGTGAAAAGGTTTTCTGAAGTCGGCTTTCGGTCATTGAAATTGGGCGTTCTGTAAAATTATGGTTACCGATGCAGACATAATCGATGAGTATTCGTACGTGCTTGTATGATTTATTCATTCGTggaaatattataaatattagatAGAGCAACTTGCGATTTTACGTTTATACGCGTACAACAAGTTGGGGGTTATTTTAAGTTGATCAAGTTGCATTACAGTTGTTGATATTCCTTCGTTCActtgtaattaaaataaagcaCTTTAATGCaactatgtatatattatatcaccAACATGGCGTGCGCGATATCTCCCACCGAAAATTCCTCGGGTTTTACTTCctatctcttctcttctctgatttttatacttttcctTTCTCCGTtcttacaatttcaaaattcctaTGAGTAAAGTTCACGTAAGTTGATCAATTACTAGCCTAGATTATGATCTTAAGCATATGTGCTCATTAGTTAATAATAGATCAGTATGTACACGTTGTTTTCAGTGCACAAGAGTTTCATGACTCTTTCATATTTCTTATAGTATATCCGAAGATATGATCTAGAGAACAAATATTCATCTATAAGACTGGGCAAAGTTCATTAACTATTAATTAGACTGATCGCTTCTGCACATACGACAACAGGAAACTACACAATCTATCCGCAGCTAGAGATCACATAACGAACCTTCAGATCGAATATAATTTGTTCGATGGAGTTGAATGATGATTTTCATGGAATATGTGATAATTCTATGTTTGTTCTACTCCATACAGACGCATCTATTGTTTATTATGACCAGTTGCATTGTTCATCTACATATCTCAATGCGTTTGTTACGTTCATCAACGAGAAGACAAAGTAAATCGAGAATTAAATAGAAGCATCACCATATAGCAGAGTGGTGCACATCTCGACTGGTGACCAAGAGGTCTCAGATTCGATACTTGGTGGGACTACTCGTAcccatttattagatatttatgatttttatttcaatgaaCTAAGCGTATCAACttctcttataatcgaaagaaaaaaaaagaaagatcacCAGATAATTTAAATCGTATCGTCATTAATTtgcaagaaaaaattaaaattgccCTGATATTAATATGAACTCCTGCGCAATACACACTCATATTCcgacatacatatatttattattatatgtacaGATTTCGAAGTGGAAGGCTTAAAATAAAGGCTAAACTGGCATTTCACAATTTCTCTATCCAATTATACCAATAAATCTAATTACTATTTAACCCTAAAAAACAATGAAACCCTCCCCAACAAAAACAAACCCGATTTGTGTGTAATTTATAAGACCAGAGTTTAATCCAAACATGATCACAACATCTGGGAAGAATAAATTAAGAAGTATTTTCTGTTAATCATTAACGATGACGGACGGATCGACCACATCATGATAAATCATTATCGCTTCGGTTATTCTTCACCATGTTCTCAGCGATCTGAGCCAGAGACTGCAGGTTGCAACCGACGATCGTGTCCACGAACACTCGCGTTTCCTCCTCGGTATTCCCCGGGGGCACATCGACCACATAAGACTCCACAACCACGGTATCCGTCCCGTCAGGTGATAGGTGGAGGGTCGTGACCGAACGGTAGTTAGCAAGGCGGTGGTCCCCGCCCACCACGCTGAAGCTGATGACATGCCGCTCGTCGTCGAGGATCTCAAGCCGCTCCCGGCTCACGGCGGCAGGGAGGCCCGACACAACGTGTATCTCCCTCACGGTCCCGACCCGACCATTCCCGTCGATGACATGGCAGCTCTTGACGAAGTGCTTGTAGGCCTGGGGGTTGTCGAATTGGCGGACCACCGACCAGACGGACTCCACGGGGGCTGCGATGGCCTGGACCACCGCCGAGCAGCACTGGTTCGGCTTCACCGCATGGGCGTGGTATTGTGCCACCGAGTCAGGCACGGGCGGGCTGGCGGAGGCGGTGGGGGGCGCCCTGTGGCAGCCTGTggtggaggtggctgtggtgatTCTCTGGAGTTGTAGGGATGAAGGCATGATCTCTCTCCCTCCGGTGATCACTTTTGAGAATATCGCTTGAGGACCAATGCTAAGAGCTTTTGAGAGCATGggagtatatgtatatgtatatatatgtatatatgaacaAGAGATGAAAGCTTTCATctctaacttttttttttggtagaaatTTTTTGATGCCCACTTGCAAATAATTTTTGGGAGATTTTGAATTCGGGAGTTTATTATTTTGAGGGGAAATTTGGCTTTTGATCgacggagagagagagagagagacttgGAAAATTGAAGATCTTATCAGAGCCAGCCAGCTTAAGGCCGGACATGCAAGTGGGTTGTCAACTTGCAGCCTCTTTTGGACTTAAGCTTACATGATGAtcgtatataaatataaataatatatatatatatataatattaattttttaaaagctattcctacccaaaaataaaaaagaaaatcccaccgaaaaaggaaaaaaactaCAAGATTTGCacttttactttttccttttaattttatgttttctttcttGTGTGTTTCCTTTTTTATGTTCTTCCATTTTGTTTGAGGCTTCATAATATCATCTTTAGCATCACATGTGAAATTGGcgttattaattaataagctAGGGCTTAGGGAAAAATAGAAGAGATTAATTACTCGATAACTAGTCGTAATGTATTCCGACATTGTATTCATTGTAAATTTGGTGgttgtctatatatatgtgtgtgtttgcGTCGGAATTCTATTTTCCTCTTGAAAAACATTTCTTTCTCTGGTATATAATACGGATAATGCATTCTAGAAGTAATTAATTGAACTTTGCTAAATCACCTAATAGTGAAACTGTAAAAATACTTAAATCATTTTTATAGTtgtaaaaatacataaattattaacttattatttcatcctaatatatatatatatatatgtgtgtgtgtgtgtgtattataGCTTATTCCGAGGAAGGCCAAAGAAAGGAGAAGAGACGCAAATATGATAGcttcaagcaaaaaaaaaaaaaaagctcaaaTATAATGCACACGTATAATTTAGAAGaccaatataattaaattatctttCCTACCACCTACCATACTTACCAGTCCCAGTTATTTTTAGAAGTCCCTGCTATTTTTAGAAGTTGAAAAAAGTATGAGATATGTTtccattgatatatatatatatacttctcaATCTTGTTCCTATGTGGATGACACAGAACAGACCGACATCATTATTGGTATATCAGACACATAAAGTGCATCTTAATTTTGTTTAACAACAAATCATGCTTTGGTTTATCTTATTTATACTCAAAAAAGCAACTGAGCTAGTACTCATGGAAATGGCTGTTTAGGTATAACTTTCACATGTATACCCACATTCAGAATAAGTAACTAGGAAGGCTTCTCACTATTAGTGCATTTtcttgcttttatatatatacacgtatgtatatatgtgtgtattcATCTGTATGAATTGTACcgggaaaaataaatagacGCGAACTCCATTTCATCACTCACATTGAACAATTCATCTCAATCCATCTTTTTATAGTTGAATGATGTAGGCTAAGTAGTTGATGTTACGAATATTCATAAACtagtttaataatttatttattgatgtTTTTGGTGAAAACCTCGTTGCTAGTattcgtttttttttcctttggtgGTGGAGAAAACctaatttataaattactaGTTACTgtttcatatatgtatattatccTCAACTTTTGTCCTGTCCCTCCATCGCTCTTTTTCCACCAACTCCCATCAACTTGCCCTTATTTTTGCCCACCCTTTCTCTTCTTTATGTAGTAAGTTGGAAGTTGCAACCCACCCCCTTCAATTTCACATGCCCCCAATTGTCCCatctatattataaattactGGACATAGACATTACCTTAAAGTTTTCTTCCCtatcactttttctttcttatggTTAATGCCCTCCAATCGTTTTCCTATGGTTTTGTATTGTTCATTTAATTTGACAAGAAAGAATAAGTACGTAATTGAAAGACAAGTTTCCAACAATAACTAGCTATTGTGGGTcaagatatatacatatatagagacACATCAAACAAAACATTAGCATTGACGACCCCAATATGCCTTTCTATGAAGCCCGTATAGCACGTTATGGTTTTGGAACGTATTTGAAATCATTTTAGTTTAATGGTTTTTTCAGATTCTGGAcgtttaaaagtaaaataccgggaaaatcaaatatttctTGCCCCCACGATCGTGCTGGAAAGACTGCGTCAAGCTGATGATTGAATGTTGAAGATGGGCCCTAGTTATGACGACCCACACAGTTTTGAATGTATAGAAAGAAGGCTGCTGGTCATAGCCAGGCCAACCTAAGAAGGGGCCCCTATCCTCCCATGGGTAGGAGAAAATCAAAAGGCGAAAAGTGGTGAAAGGTGAATGGACTTATTAAAGTATAAGAGATATCGATATTAGGGGTATGCCGACTTTGACACCCcgtttttttcacgatactcgGATTCTATCCTGTAAAAAtatgtttcaagattttggaaccggaccctaccatATAAAGGACATGTTTCAAGATTTTAGAATCGGATCCTACCATGTTGAGTCATGGAACCGGAATCTATTCGGAATCTGTATTCTACCACAAGTTCCGGGTACGCGATTGgaacttgtaaatttttttgtctcgctaaataaaatcgaaaaatttctaatttataatcagtaatcacgcaAAATAGAATGTCGACGtagatttatattttcttttttaaattagtgactatattttttaaatataaaaatatatgaatataattatatatatatatataattgaaaaaattattatccgaGTCCGGGTATCGATTCTTGTTCCAATTCTAGATACCTTATATGCAAGAACCAGAATCGAAAACCGATTTCCATCagttctttattttaatactcGGACCCTACtcaattttcaatacgagttaTCCGGACCCTTTTCTAACTGGTAGATTCACTAGTTCCGGGTATACTCGGTATCTATGCACACCCTAATAGATATATTGAtttcaaattcaacaatatatatatatgggaaaaagacaaaaacctcTATTATGCTTTGGGGTTGTGACAAATCACACCATATTCTTTCGTTTGGACAAATCGCACTATGTTTTTTGCTCTGTCAGATATAGGAGGTTACGGcgtcaaattatttttcattttcagtcctcaatctttagccttttaatcattttgattctaaatctattttttatcattcctatcctaaactttctattttgtttcattttagtctaAACGAAAATCGATAAGGGAGGAGGGGTTGGGGCCGCTAATCGGCAACCccaacccctccaccgaggtcgccgcCGCCCACAGAGGACGCTgccgacctcggtggaggagTCAGGGTCGCTGATTGGCGACCCCGAACCCTGAATCGATTGGGAAGGATCGGGGTCGCCAATCGCCCACCttgacccctccaccgaggtctcCGACTCCCACAGAGGACACCgccgacctcggtggaggagtcggggtcgccgattggtgGCCCCGAACCCCGAATCGACCAGGGACAAGTCGGAGGTCCCCGATCGATTCGAGGTTCGGGGTCGCCAATCAGCGACCCCAATCCCTCCAACGAGGTTGCTGGCGCCCACAGAGGACGCTCGCGACCTcagtggaggggtcggggtggCCGATTGGCGGCCCTGACCCCTCCTCCCCTTTAGATTTTTGTTTAGGAttaaaattgaacaaaataaaaagtttaggatataaatgataaaagaaaaagatttaaatcaaaatgattaaaaagttaaagattgaggactgaaaatgaaaaataatttgacgCCGTAACCCCCTATATTTAACGGAGTAAAGAATATGGTGCAATTTGTCCCAAACGAAAGAACATTGTGCGATTTGTCCCAACTCCAAAGcaaaatggtttttttttaatctttttccctatatatatatatatatatatatatatatatatatctctgaTTCATCTCTCCTGGACTTGTTTGGTCCGTTTCATCCATTGTGTTACAGCCACAATAAGTTATGTGCTACGGAAGTCTGGTCAGCAGGAGATGCATGAATTTGATGATACGACTTCTCTGCTCACATCTgaattatttcatatatatatatatactcactTACAAAAATTGTGACAATCTACTAGCAACCATTGGTCAACGTACCAAGGGTTCTTTCGGCCCTAGATGAATGTATTAATCGATCATAATGAATTATACACGGTATATGGTGCAATTGGGGAACTGCTTTTTTATGTGGGCAAATTTTATCTGTACATGGGGTTCAACTTTCACTAGCACCTTGTGGCCATGATTCAGTTacttacatatacatatatatatatatatatattacttttatatatcaCTGTATTTATACAACTTatgaaaagaattattttgttaGAGATGAGACTCACGAGGTGAAGTACAAGTGCAATGGAAATCAAATTCAGCCTGCTGTTTCTAGATCGAGGACAATTGCCATTCGACTCGGGATGGATGTAGAATTTGAACTAAGAAGGGGGCGGAACCTTTAAGGAGGCAAATAGAAGTGTGAAGTTTCCATGTTATGATCATATTTTGTAACTTA from Punica granatum isolate Tunisia-2019 chromosome 2, ASM765513v2, whole genome shotgun sequence includes the following:
- the LOC116194799 gene encoding abscisic acid receptor PYL4-like — translated: MKAFISCSYIHIYTYTYTPMLSKALSIGPQAIFSKVITGGREIMPSSLQLQRITTATSTTGCHRAPPTASASPPVPDSVAQYHAHAVKPNQCCSAVVQAIAAPVESVWSVVRQFDNPQAYKHFVKSCHVIDGNGRVGTVREIHVVSGLPAAVSRERLEILDDERHVISFSVVGGDHRLANYRSVTTLHLSPDGTDTVVVESYVVDVPPGNTEEETRVFVDTIVGCNLQSLAQIAENMVKNNRSDNDLS